One genomic window of Actinomycetota bacterium includes the following:
- a CDS encoding M28 family peptidase, with protein MRDKKRSSMRAKRGCGPDKRNEREKGACIFPSYTSSPLSRTALLFLLSLLLSGFLFLPAITLLSSRPAPAADGTCGIGAGTASTEWFFAEGYTGDGFQEWLCVFNSNPEPIALQVDFLYNGAPPGSVSSEIPPFSRSTLNVNHLAGPGRELSLHVTSDRPVVAERPIYFLYAHKWKGCTLGQGVTSPSQQWYFAEGCTREEFEEYLLLANPTESEVAARARFTLENGLSMVLETHISPFSRWTIFVNHVVGADHDVTVEVEASGPVCAERVMYFRYRGAWCGGHASTGLTAPRERSYFAEGYTGAGFEEWLCLYWPGSGVGPAEENEVQVRCLYHGGGEDVFTFRLQPGRRSTLNVNQLAGPGRELSLEVTGSRPLVAERPIYFNYLGVCPGGHVSTGTGSPGLSWLLGEGTTRPGFHSYLCILNTTPQEASIRIDFALGDGSSESFQADIPASSRFTLNVLDVLPRGMDFSTRVSSDRPVVVERPLYFPGADFETLNAMDHIRHLSVGLGPRVEGTAGEERAAAYLASVLASYGYWVEIQEVPLPNGAWTRNVIASLEESRASGSRQTLVVGGHFDTKGGTGSPGANDNASGTAVVLELARCLAETGPLPGLRLEFVLFGGEERLVDGTDLHHFGSRHYVAALTPEEKSSLRGAVIVDMVGVGTRLYARTMGIGPMDLCNALLAYASGAGVSLPYLQSGSYSDHEPFERAGIPAVWLEVKDDPWYHTPQDTYDKIDPRHLEITGRLLLGFILHLGE; from the coding sequence ATGAGGGACAAGAAGCGGTCCTCGATGCGGGCGAAAAGAGGTTGTGGGCCGGACAAGCGCAACGAGCGGGAAAAGGGCGCCTGCATCTTCCCCTCCTACACTTCCTCCCCGCTTTCCCGCACCGCGCTCCTTTTCCTGCTGTCCCTCCTCCTCTCCGGCTTCCTTTTCCTTCCAGCGATTACCCTCCTTTCGTCAAGGCCGGCCCCGGCCGCGGACGGCACCTGCGGGATAGGCGCCGGGACGGCGTCCACCGAATGGTTCTTCGCCGAGGGTTACACGGGCGACGGCTTCCAGGAATGGCTGTGCGTCTTCAATTCCAATCCCGAGCCCATCGCCCTGCAGGTGGACTTCCTCTATAACGGTGCGCCGCCGGGAAGCGTCTCCTCGGAGATACCGCCCTTCTCCCGCTCCACCCTCAATGTCAATCACCTGGCCGGGCCAGGAAGGGAACTTTCCCTCCATGTCACCAGCGACAGGCCGGTGGTGGCCGAGCGGCCCATATATTTCCTTTATGCCCATAAATGGAAGGGTTGTACCCTGGGCCAGGGAGTGACCTCTCCCTCCCAGCAATGGTATTTCGCCGAGGGCTGCACCCGGGAGGAATTCGAGGAATACCTGCTGCTGGCCAATCCCACGGAAAGCGAGGTGGCCGCCCGCGCCCGCTTCACCCTGGAGAACGGGCTGAGCATGGTACTCGAGACCCACATCTCTCCCTTCTCCCGCTGGACCATCTTCGTCAACCACGTGGTGGGAGCGGACCACGATGTGACCGTCGAGGTGGAGGCAAGCGGGCCCGTGTGCGCGGAGAGGGTGATGTATTTCAGGTACCGCGGCGCCTGGTGCGGCGGGCATGCCTCGACCGGGCTCACCGCGCCGCGCGAGAGGTCCTATTTCGCCGAGGGATATACCGGCGCGGGCTTCGAGGAGTGGCTCTGTCTCTACTGGCCGGGGAGCGGCGTCGGGCCGGCGGAGGAAAACGAGGTCCAGGTACGGTGCCTGTACCATGGCGGTGGGGAAGACGTGTTCACCTTCCGTCTCCAGCCTGGCCGCCGCAGCACCCTGAACGTCAACCAGCTCGCCGGCCCGGGCAGGGAGCTTTCCCTGGAAGTGACCGGCTCCCGGCCCCTGGTGGCCGAGCGCCCCATATATTTCAACTACCTCGGCGTGTGTCCCGGCGGCCACGTCTCCACTGGGACGGGCAGCCCGGGACTTTCCTGGTTGCTGGGCGAAGGGACCACCAGGCCCGGATTTCATTCCTACCTGTGCATCCTGAACACCACGCCCCAGGAGGCTTCCATACGGATAGACTTCGCCCTGGGGGACGGGAGCAGCGAGTCCTTCCAGGCGGACATCCCCGCGTCCTCCCGTTTTACCCTGAACGTCCTGGACGTGCTTCCCCGGGGAATGGATTTCTCCACCCGGGTTTCCTCGGACCGGCCCGTGGTGGTGGAAAGGCCCCTCTACTTCCCGGGAGCGGACTTCGAGACCCTCAACGCCATGGACCACATCCGCCACCTGAGCGTGGGCCTGGGGCCCCGCGTAGAGGGGACGGCGGGCGAGGAGAGGGCCGCCGCCTACCTGGCCTCCGTCCTGGCCAGCTATGGATACTGGGTGGAAATCCAGGAGGTGCCCCTACCCAACGGCGCCTGGACCCGCAACGTCATCGCCTCCCTGGAGGAAAGCCGCGCTTCCGGGTCCCGGCAGACCCTGGTGGTGGGGGGACATTTCGACACCAAGGGAGGGACCGGAAGCCCGGGGGCCAACGACAACGCCTCCGGGACGGCGGTGGTCCTGGAGCTGGCCCGCTGCCTGGCGGAGACGGGCCCCCTCCCCGGCCTGCGCCTGGAGTTCGTGCTCTTCGGTGGCGAGGAAAGGCTGGTGGATGGGACCGACCTCCACCACTTCGGGTCCAGGCACTACGTGGCCGCCCTGACCCCGGAAGAGAAATCCTCCCTGCGGGGTGCGGTGATCGTGGACATGGTGGGGGTGGGAACCCGGCTCTACGCCCGCACCATGGGCATAGGCCCCATGGACCTGTGCAACGCGCTGCTCGCCTACGCCTCCGGCGCCGGTGTGAGCCTTCCTTACCTCCAAAGCGGCAGCTACTCGGACCACGAACCCTTCGAGAGGGCGGGCATACCCGCCGTGTGGCTGGAGGTCAAGGACGACCCTTGGTACCACACGCCGCAGGATACCTATGACAAGATAGATCCCCGCCACCTGGAGATCACCGGGCGACTGTTGCTGGGCTTCATCCTCCACCTGGGTGAGTGA